Proteins from one Desulfovibrio intestinalis genomic window:
- a CDS encoding 4Fe-4S binding protein — protein MAGFLKVLFRNLLEGPSTDPFPLGETFTPDRLRGRAVVDPDLCMGCGICRHSCAAGAIHIGQQPDGSGFTITIWQNSCCLCASCRHYCPTGAMSISTDWHSAHTQAEKYNRLEQHTIKYEPCVVCGALMRPIPKALADKLYAWNTEIDPEFTRKMCPKCRQIEDAKRNACMLPTTADEAPVELVVTSAAPTKD, from the coding sequence ATGGCGGGCTTTCTTAAAGTCTTATTCCGCAACCTGCTCGAAGGCCCCAGCACCGACCCTTTTCCTCTGGGTGAAACCTTTACCCCTGACCGTTTGCGCGGCAGGGCTGTGGTAGATCCTGACCTGTGCATGGGCTGCGGCATCTGCCGTCACTCCTGCGCGGCGGGGGCCATTCATATCGGCCAGCAACCCGACGGATCAGGCTTTACCATCACCATCTGGCAAAACTCGTGCTGCCTGTGCGCCTCATGCCGTCATTACTGCCCCACCGGGGCCATGAGCATCAGCACAGACTGGCATTCGGCCCATACGCAGGCCGAAAAATATAACAGGCTTGAGCAGCATACCATAAAGTATGAGCCCTGCGTGGTGTGTGGCGCGCTTATGCGCCCCATTCCCAAAGCTCTGGCTGACAAACTCTATGCCTGGAATACCGAAATTGATCCCGAGTTTACTCGCAAGATGTGTCCCAAGTGTCGACAGATCGAAGATGCAAAGCGTAATGCCTGCATGCTGCCCACGACAGCTGATGAGGCACCGGTTGAACTTGTCGTCACTTCGGCAGCGCCCACAAAAGATTAG
- a CDS encoding LIC12162 family transferase — translation MNQESSILVLGRMPRDAEPETHRPAGPWCFVEQEEFFPSWDKRFAFPPEPLAEVSAVEHACKCAQALCADSIAPLAAELCSHSEDLPAAYWETLLAPWAINMASQIVDRWGRVKAMAEVWGDESIHVPLLPRDCHFAFWTEPDFTLHGALGHSFNHWLFSRLFEALFHEGWPEKWTWEYLSPVRREYGSDQHPSGKARLRNMARKAMLCLPFPKLKGVSWKQSLRFSLSLLHKSQGHDYSQSLSSYGKAATGIDVGLPGCLDVMSVFLAGMPRSLRLLRHPESLGTGLLAPRVRVASVLSYEDAEYRQKLAVWRGRGHRLMYVQHGGNYGQVRCACDTAMVEYSQHAFATWGWSEHGCSRGNFIPVPYPQLARIKKRWHGQDGYNLLLVGTEMPAYGYRLDAHPTPLQLVDYRRDKLRFFEAMGRTLQSCSQYRPYFSLPGSLRDADWLLERMPQVRLSTGPLQPQILSCRLLVVDHNCTTTLEALVANVPTILFWRRDVWPVTPQSDALLDVLTRAGILFATPEEAAAKALEVWEDPRAWWSRTAVQDARRAFCALQALTVKGNENHYWIQTLKSL, via the coding sequence ATGAACCAGGAAAGCAGCATACTCGTTCTTGGGCGCATGCCGCGTGATGCGGAACCGGAAACGCACCGGCCTGCCGGGCCGTGGTGCTTTGTTGAGCAGGAAGAATTTTTTCCTTCCTGGGACAAGCGCTTTGCTTTTCCGCCTGAACCGCTAGCTGAAGTGTCCGCCGTGGAGCATGCCTGCAAGTGCGCGCAAGCCCTGTGTGCAGACAGCATAGCTCCTTTGGCCGCTGAACTGTGTTCTCACAGTGAAGACCTGCCCGCTGCCTACTGGGAAACCCTGCTGGCGCCCTGGGCCATAAATATGGCCTCACAGATCGTTGACCGTTGGGGCCGCGTCAAGGCAATGGCCGAGGTGTGGGGTGATGAATCCATTCATGTGCCCCTTTTGCCCCGCGACTGCCATTTTGCCTTTTGGACAGAGCCGGACTTCACGCTGCACGGGGCTCTTGGGCACTCATTCAACCATTGGCTTTTCTCCCGCCTTTTTGAGGCGCTCTTTCACGAGGGCTGGCCTGAAAAATGGACGTGGGAATACCTGTCGCCAGTGCGGCGTGAATATGGATCTGACCAGCACCCCAGCGGCAAGGCCCGTTTGCGTAACATGGCTCGCAAGGCCATGCTGTGCCTGCCTTTTCCCAAGCTCAAGGGCGTAAGCTGGAAGCAAAGCCTGCGGTTTTCGTTGTCCTTGCTGCACAAAAGTCAGGGGCATGATTATTCGCAATCCCTGTCCTCCTATGGCAAGGCTGCCACAGGTATAGACGTGGGGCTGCCGGGCTGCCTGGACGTCATGTCCGTGTTTCTGGCGGGCATGCCCCGGTCCCTGCGCCTGCTGCGCCACCCGGAAAGTCTGGGGACAGGGCTGTTGGCCCCCAGGGTGCGTGTAGCCAGCGTATTGTCCTATGAAGACGCCGAGTACCGGCAAAAACTGGCTGTCTGGCGTGGGCGCGGGCACAGGCTCATGTATGTGCAGCACGGCGGCAATTACGGGCAGGTGCGCTGCGCCTGTGATACGGCGATGGTGGAGTATTCACAGCATGCCTTTGCCACCTGGGGCTGGAGTGAGCACGGCTGCAGCCGGGGCAACTTCATTCCCGTGCCCTACCCGCAACTGGCCCGCATAAAGAAGCGCTGGCACGGGCAGGACGGGTACAACCTGCTGCTGGTCGGGACGGAAATGCCTGCCTACGGCTACAGGCTGGATGCCCATCCCACGCCCTTGCAACTGGTGGATTACCGGCGCGACAAGCTGCGCTTCTTTGAGGCTATGGGGCGTACTTTGCAGAGTTGTTCGCAGTACCGTCCCTACTTTTCGCTGCCGGGTTCCTTGCGCGACGCAGACTGGCTGCTGGAGCGCATGCCGCAGGTGAGGTTGTCTACCGGCCCCTTGCAGCCGCAGATCCTGTCCTGCCGCCTGTTGGTAGTGGATCACAACTGTACCACCACCCTTGAAGCTTTGGTGGCCAATGTGCCTACCATTTTGTTCTGGCGGCGAGATGTGTGGCCCGTTACCCCGCAAAGTGACGCCCTGCTGGACGTGCTGACCAGGGCGGGCATACTGTTTGCCACGCCTGAAGAAGCCGCCGCCAAAGCGCTGGAAGTATGGGAAGACCCGCGTGCATGGTGGAGCCGCACTGCGGTGCAGGACGCCAGGCGCGCCTTTTGCGCCCTACAGGCCTTAACGGTCAAGGGCAATGAAAATCATTATTGGATTCAAACGCTGAAGAGTCTGTAA
- a CDS encoding NADH-quinone oxidoreductase subunit C has product MQEVINGNAKVIEGLTALCSTEDDAIHHSTDSFGNAYHWFRLGTPRMLTQGAQILRDADARLAMVTAYNRRQLSEPMQEICYHFEIQGFIYNMTVTLNGEWPTVPSITPLFANADWHEREMIELYGIQVMGHPNPRRLFLDEELDAGILNEAVPLSIMMNGACTTDLWERILQDKEKQS; this is encoded by the coding sequence ATGCAAGAAGTCATCAACGGCAATGCCAAGGTCATCGAGGGCCTTACCGCTCTCTGCTCGACCGAAGACGACGCCATACATCATAGCACTGACAGCTTCGGCAATGCCTATCACTGGTTTCGCCTGGGCACTCCCCGAATGCTCACTCAGGGCGCGCAGATACTTCGCGATGCGGACGCCCGCCTGGCGATGGTGACGGCCTACAACCGCCGCCAGCTCAGCGAACCCATGCAGGAAATCTGCTATCACTTTGAGATTCAGGGTTTTATTTACAACATGACTGTTACTCTCAATGGCGAATGGCCCACGGTGCCCTCTATTACGCCGCTGTTCGCCAATGCGGACTGGCACGAAAGAGAAATGATAGAGCTTTACGGCATCCAGGTCATGGGGCATCCCAACCCGCGCCGTCTCTTCCTCGATGAAGAGCTGGACGCTGGCATTCTCAACGAAGCCGTACCTCTGTCCATTATGATGAACGGGGCCTGCACCACTGACCTGTGGGAACGCATCCTCCAGGATAAGGAGAAGCAGTCATGA
- a CDS encoding SEL1-like repeat protein, translating to MQIRVSAIVLLVALCLSPLLLPQGTACADDGDSLRQVQTALNKNDYDEAVRLLKPLVDSGNAEALYVMGRLILDGKGVKKNRTRAAEFFRLAAEKGDVSAMNSWATALVSGDGVPRNYREAARWFRKAAEQGLAMAQYNLGYLYAYGRGVNKDENAAIDWYSRAANQGLASAQYSLGWTYLNSSGENQSDTKAAHWFEKAAEQDHAKAQNNLAFMYAEGRGYAQDPAKALQWYTRAAEQGYAEAQYNLGFMYEQGRGVPQDYNQAVDWYRKAAEQNEPAAQYSLGLMYDQGTGVPRNLSEANRWYNLAAKNGDPDAKAVVRAQNNKPQPVRKAPAPSKQQQKKDKKQQ from the coding sequence ATGCAAATTCGTGTATCTGCCATAGTTTTATTGGTGGCCCTGTGCCTTTCGCCCTTGTTGTTGCCTCAGGGCACGGCCTGTGCTGATGATGGAGACAGTCTGCGTCAAGTGCAGACCGCCTTGAACAAAAATGATTATGATGAGGCCGTTCGCCTGCTCAAACCCCTCGTGGACAGCGGCAATGCCGAGGCGCTTTATGTAATGGGCCGTCTTATTCTGGACGGTAAGGGTGTGAAGAAAAACCGCACCCGCGCGGCCGAATTTTTCCGGCTGGCAGCGGAGAAGGGCGACGTAAGCGCCATGAATTCATGGGCCACGGCGCTGGTTTCCGGCGACGGCGTGCCCCGTAACTATCGCGAAGCTGCCCGCTGGTTCCGCAAAGCGGCGGAGCAGGGTCTTGCTATGGCCCAGTATAACCTTGGCTATCTCTATGCCTATGGTCGCGGGGTTAACAAGGATGAAAACGCCGCCATTGACTGGTACAGCCGTGCCGCCAATCAGGGGCTGGCTTCGGCCCAATACTCCCTTGGCTGGACGTATCTGAACAGCAGCGGGGAAAACCAGAGCGACACCAAAGCCGCTCATTGGTTTGAAAAGGCTGCCGAGCAGGACCATGCCAAGGCGCAGAACAATCTGGCCTTCATGTATGCCGAGGGGCGCGGTTACGCGCAGGACCCGGCCAAGGCTCTGCAATGGTACACCCGTGCCGCCGAGCAGGGGTATGCCGAGGCCCAGTATAACCTTGGTTTTATGTATGAGCAGGGCCGTGGCGTGCCTCAGGATTACAATCAGGCTGTGGACTGGTACCGCAAGGCTGCCGAGCAGAATGAGCCTGCCGCCCAGTACAGTCTGGGGCTTATGTATGATCAGGGCACAGGCGTGCCGCGCAACCTGAGTGAAGCCAACCGCTGGTACAACCTGGCTGCCAAAAATGGCGATCCTGACGCCAAGGCTGTTGTGCGTGCCCAGAACAACAAGCCTCAGCCCGTTCGCAAGGCGCCTGCCCCGAGCAAGCAACAGCAGAAAAAAGATAAAAAACAGCAATAG
- a CDS encoding ABC transporter ATP-binding protein, translating into MNTDTTPSQTEQAQQAARQDGTPLLRLSNLSVTFQTDDGPLPAVRDVSFNMPHGHITCLVGESGCGKSLTAKAILRLTPDNARLDGNVILDGQDILRLPQRDMRNIRGRRVGMIFQEPMTSLNPVLKIGEQVAEPLRLHLAMNRTEARNEAISLLTEVGIPSPESRYDDYPHQLSGGMRQRVMIAMALSCRPELLLADEPTTALDATIQGQILRLILARSQERGMAVLLITHDLGVAAQMAHAVGVMYAGRLAEYAPAHELFAHPLHPYAQGLLHAAPSARSRGLDRLPTIPGSVPSLRSMPAGCPFHPRCPQAMPLCHEKMPPFFDLGGQHKVACWLHGTPA; encoded by the coding sequence ATGAACACAGACACAACGCCTTCTCAGACAGAGCAAGCACAGCAAGCCGCGCGCCAGGACGGCACGCCCCTGTTGCGCCTGAGCAATCTTTCCGTCACCTTTCAGACGGACGACGGCCCCTTGCCCGCTGTGAGGGATGTGAGCTTCAATATGCCCCACGGGCATATCACCTGCCTTGTGGGCGAATCGGGTTGCGGTAAAAGTCTCACTGCCAAGGCAATATTGCGCCTCACGCCGGACAACGCCCGGCTGGACGGCAATGTCATACTGGACGGGCAGGACATTCTGCGCCTGCCACAGCGTGATATGAGAAACATCCGGGGCCGCCGCGTGGGCATGATCTTTCAGGAGCCCATGACGTCTCTCAATCCGGTCCTCAAGATCGGCGAACAGGTGGCCGAACCCCTGCGTCTGCATCTGGCGATGAACCGGACTGAAGCCCGCAATGAAGCCATATCCCTGCTGACCGAGGTGGGTATTCCTTCACCGGAGAGCCGCTACGACGACTACCCGCACCAGCTTTCGGGCGGCATGCGGCAGCGTGTAATGATAGCTATGGCTTTATCCTGCCGCCCCGAGCTGCTGCTGGCCGACGAGCCTACCACGGCACTGGACGCGACCATTCAGGGACAAATTTTGCGTCTTATACTCGCCCGAAGCCAGGAACGCGGCATGGCCGTGCTGCTTATCACGCATGACCTGGGCGTGGCAGCCCAGATGGCCCATGCCGTGGGCGTCATGTACGCTGGAAGACTTGCGGAATATGCCCCGGCTCACGAACTCTTCGCCCATCCGCTGCATCCCTATGCGCAAGGCCTGCTTCACGCGGCGCCCAGCGCCCGTTCCAGAGGGCTGGACCGCCTGCCGACCATTCCGGGCAGCGTGCCCTCACTGCGCTCCATGCCTGCGGGTTGCCCTTTTCATCCCCGCTGCCCTCAGGCCATGCCTCTTTGCCATGAAAAAATGCCGCCGTTCTTTGATTTGGGCGGACAGCACAAAGTGGCCTGCTGGCTGCACGGCACGCCTGCCTGA
- a CDS encoding DMT family transporter: MQKTVTGYSCALLAVIIWSGNFVVARAVAGLIPPWQCNFWRWFIALIILLPFAPKHWGTDWPAIKKNWRGLSLLAILGVTLLNTLIYKAGQTTESINMALLVPTAPVVILILSRVLYSEPISPRRMAGVLVVLAGVAVLVSRGDWDRLAHLRFNEGDLWALGGVLCFGLYSLFIRQRSPEISPIGFSLATFALGLLYSLPFTAIEAVMLPRPHLSTPLVVSVLYAGIGCSALSFWLWTVAIDRIGPVRAGMVYYSLPVFAGIAAMLVLGESVAPAQLLGGALVISGIIVATVVMPHRHKTH, from the coding sequence ATGCAAAAAACCGTAACGGGCTATTCCTGCGCACTTCTTGCCGTCATCATCTGGTCCGGCAACTTTGTGGTGGCCAGAGCCGTCGCCGGGCTTATCCCCCCCTGGCAGTGCAATTTTTGGCGCTGGTTTATCGCCCTCATCATTCTGCTGCCTTTTGCCCCCAAACACTGGGGTACGGACTGGCCCGCCATCAAGAAGAACTGGCGCGGCCTTTCACTGCTGGCCATTCTTGGCGTTACCCTGCTCAACACGCTTATCTACAAGGCCGGGCAGACCACAGAAAGCATCAATATGGCCTTGCTGGTGCCCACGGCTCCTGTAGTCATTCTCATTCTTTCCCGTGTGCTTTACAGCGAGCCCATCTCGCCGCGCCGTATGGCGGGCGTGCTTGTGGTGCTGGCCGGAGTAGCCGTTCTTGTCAGCCGAGGCGACTGGGACAGGCTGGCGCACCTGCGTTTTAACGAGGGCGACCTTTGGGCCTTGGGCGGAGTTTTGTGCTTCGGCCTGTATTCCCTGTTTATCCGGCAGCGCAGCCCTGAAATTTCGCCCATAGGCTTCAGTCTGGCTACCTTTGCTCTGGGCCTGCTCTATTCGCTGCCCTTCACGGCTATTGAAGCCGTCATGCTGCCCCGGCCCCATTTGTCCACACCGCTGGTTGTAAGCGTGCTTTATGCAGGCATAGGCTGTTCGGCCCTGTCCTTCTGGCTGTGGACTGTAGCTATTGACCGCATCGGGCCTGTCCGCGCTGGCATGGTCTATTACAGTCTGCCCGTGTTCGCAGGCATAGCCGCCATGCTCGTACTTGGTGAAAGTGTGGCTCCTGCACAGTTGCTGGGCGGCGCGCTGGTCATCAGCGGCATCATAGTGGCTACAGTGGTGATGCCCCATCGGCACAAGACGCATTGA
- the rdgB gene encoding RdgB/HAM1 family non-canonical purine NTP pyrophosphatase produces MSIKPIRIVLATHNAGKVRELADPLAAFGVEVLGLESFPDIGEIEETGVTFEENACIKAREVTRLTGLISIADDSGLEVDALDGRPGVYSARYSDDWEGLPGESRDARNIRKLMHEIADVPEGKRGCRFVSSMACVRPDGAEMVVRGTWEGNLLTAPRGQNGFGYDPVFFDAHIGKSAAELTRDEKNARSHRGNALRALLEKWQNFMSA; encoded by the coding sequence ATGAGTATAAAGCCCATACGGATCGTACTGGCCACGCATAACGCGGGCAAGGTGCGCGAACTGGCTGATCCCCTTGCCGCTTTTGGCGTGGAAGTTCTGGGTCTGGAGTCTTTTCCCGACATTGGTGAAATTGAAGAAACAGGTGTTACCTTTGAAGAAAATGCCTGCATCAAGGCCCGTGAAGTAACCCGCCTGACAGGCCTCATAAGCATTGCTGACGACTCTGGCCTCGAAGTGGACGCCCTGGACGGCAGACCCGGCGTGTATTCGGCCCGCTACTCGGACGATTGGGAAGGCCTGCCCGGCGAAAGCCGCGACGCCCGCAACATACGCAAACTTATGCATGAGATTGCCGACGTGCCCGAGGGCAAGCGCGGTTGCCGCTTTGTGAGCAGTATGGCCTGCGTGCGCCCTGACGGCGCAGAAATGGTCGTGCGCGGCACCTGGGAAGGCAACCTGCTTACAGCCCCACGCGGTCAGAACGGTTTTGGCTATGACCCCGTATTTTTTGACGCGCATATCGGCAAAAGCGCTGCGGAGCTGACCAGAGACGAAAAGAACGCCCGCAGCCACCGGGGCAACGCCCTGCGCGCCCTGCTGGAAAAATGGCAGAACTTCATGAGCGCATAG
- a CDS encoding 4Fe-4S dicluster domain-containing protein yields the protein MTEHIQVVPDKCRACRRCEVACIAAHHGMSFKEAMKHRDELVSRVQVVKADGFKTTVRCHQCPHAPCVNVCPTGALQQDEQGRIIMRVQYCVACKMCMAACPYGTITMETIGMPSVDGEDGETLAQRARREVAVRCDMCRAWRMENGKRITACMEACPAHALSLVLADGTVVEMPKPEKKAVAPADGEAAAKPAEAAKAETTASEKPAEAPKGEAAPETPAASPKVEAATEVAAEVVETKAEAAPEAVEAKVEAAPAVKPEEQAAPAEKPKTEAVVEAKVQEAAPAATNDAPSADAAPVEAAKTEETPKAETKPKDAPKAASAAAQKPAPKSAKKNKKSGKK from the coding sequence ATGACTGAACACATCCAGGTCGTACCCGACAAATGCCGCGCCTGTCGCCGCTGTGAAGTGGCCTGTATCGCTGCTCACCACGGAATGAGCTTCAAGGAAGCCATGAAGCACCGCGACGAACTCGTGTCGCGCGTGCAGGTGGTCAAGGCCGATGGCTTCAAGACCACAGTGCGCTGCCACCAGTGCCCTCATGCCCCCTGTGTCAACGTTTGCCCCACAGGGGCCCTCCAGCAGGACGAACAGGGGCGCATCATCATGCGCGTCCAGTACTGCGTGGCCTGCAAAATGTGCATGGCCGCCTGCCCGTATGGCACCATAACGATGGAAACCATCGGCATGCCTTCGGTGGACGGTGAAGACGGCGAAACCCTCGCCCAGCGCGCCCGCCGCGAAGTGGCCGTGCGTTGTGACATGTGCCGCGCATGGCGTATGGAGAACGGCAAGCGCATCACTGCCTGTATGGAAGCCTGCCCGGCCCACGCCCTTTCACTGGTGCTGGCCGACGGCACCGTGGTGGAAATGCCCAAACCTGAAAAAAAGGCTGTGGCTCCTGCCGACGGTGAAGCTGCTGCCAAACCTGCAGAAGCTGCCAAGGCTGAAACCACGGCTTCTGAAAAACCCGCTGAAGCGCCCAAGGGCGAGGCTGCGCCTGAAACGCCTGCTGCCTCACCCAAGGTTGAAGCCGCTACCGAAGTTGCCGCTGAAGTTGTGGAAACCAAGGCAGAGGCAGCTCCCGAAGCTGTGGAAGCCAAGGTGGAAGCTGCTCCCGCAGTGAAGCCTGAAGAACAGGCCGCTCCTGCGGAAAAGCCCAAAACTGAAGCAGTCGTTGAAGCCAAGGTTCAGGAAGCTGCCCCTGCAGCAACCAATGACGCTCCCAGCGCCGATGCAGCTCCTGTAGAAGCAGCCAAGACTGAAGAAACGCCCAAGGCTGAAACCAAGCCAAAGGATGCACCCAAGGCCGCCAGCGCAGCAGCCCAAAAACCTGCTCCCAAGAGTGCCAAGAAAAACAAGAAGAGCGGCAAAAAATAA
- a CDS encoding hydrogenase maturation nickel metallochaperone HypA: MHEASLVQGLLDICLKALKDHNAAHPENQVKHIHKLECQLGLIACVEAQTLIGCFELFAEGTPAEGAQLLLQTAPLACRCTDCSHEFSLTQRHFVCPSCGGENIHFNGGHGLTLMALHVAPEETDHD, encoded by the coding sequence ATGCATGAAGCGAGTCTGGTTCAGGGTTTGCTGGACATCTGTCTGAAAGCTCTGAAGGATCACAATGCGGCGCACCCGGAAAATCAGGTGAAGCACATACACAAGCTAGAGTGCCAGCTTGGCCTCATTGCCTGTGTGGAGGCGCAGACCCTTATCGGCTGCTTTGAACTCTTTGCGGAAGGCACCCCGGCCGAGGGAGCGCAACTGCTTTTGCAGACAGCGCCCCTGGCCTGTCGCTGTACCGATTGCAGCCATGAATTCAGCCTGACGCAACGGCATTTCGTCTGCCCCAGTTGCGGCGGCGAAAACATCCACTTCAACGGGGGCCACGGACTAACCCTGATGGCCCTGCACGTTGCACCCGAGGAAACGGACCATGACTGA
- a CDS encoding nickel-dependent hydrogenase large subunit has translation MTSTFTMPLGPVHVALEEPVYFNLTVDGEIVRHVDLTSGHVHRGMEAMATQRNLVKNVTLTERVCSLCSNSHSFTYSMAVENVLGITIPDRARYLRVIAEEIKRISSHLFNTAIQAHIIGFKSLFMHVMEVREMMQDLKETVYGNRMNLAANCIGGVKYSVDAALLDYMRNMLDKVEPQVDEIREIYDTNSMVLARTRGLGLLPKEDAIRLGVVGPVARGSGLHLDVRKDSPYAAYPDVEFKTVVEQGCCIHARTMVRLHEIFESFKIIRQCITQLPDGEVTAPMRQIRTAEACARSEAPRGEVFYYIRTNGTDMPARLKWRVPSYMNWEALGVMMRDCNVSDVALITNSIDPCVSCTER, from the coding sequence ATGACCAGTACCTTTACTATGCCCCTGGGGCCAGTACATGTGGCCCTTGAGGAACCGGTATATTTCAACCTGACGGTGGACGGCGAAATCGTACGTCACGTTGACTTGACTTCGGGGCACGTGCATCGCGGCATGGAGGCAATGGCCACCCAGCGCAACCTGGTCAAAAACGTAACGCTCACCGAACGCGTGTGCTCGCTGTGTTCCAACAGTCATTCCTTTACTTACAGCATGGCTGTTGAAAACGTACTAGGCATTACCATCCCCGACCGTGCGCGTTACCTGCGCGTGATCGCCGAAGAAATCAAGCGTATTTCTTCGCACCTGTTCAACACTGCCATTCAAGCCCACATCATCGGCTTCAAGTCGCTGTTCATGCACGTCATGGAAGTGCGCGAAATGATGCAGGACCTGAAAGAAACGGTTTACGGCAACCGCATGAACCTTGCCGCCAACTGCATCGGCGGCGTCAAATATAGTGTAGATGCCGCCCTGCTGGATTACATGCGCAACATGCTGGACAAGGTTGAACCTCAGGTGGACGAAATCCGCGAGATTTATGACACCAACAGCATGGTGCTGGCCCGTACCCGCGGCCTTGGCCTGCTGCCCAAGGAAGACGCCATTCGCCTGGGCGTTGTGGGCCCGGTGGCGCGCGGATCAGGTCTGCACCTGGATGTGCGCAAGGATTCGCCCTATGCGGCCTATCCTGATGTGGAATTCAAAACCGTTGTTGAACAGGGTTGCTGCATTCACGCCCGCACCATGGTGCGCCTGCACGAGATATTTGAATCCTTCAAGATCATCCGGCAGTGCATCACTCAGTTGCCCGACGGCGAAGTGACCGCCCCCATGCGCCAGATACGCACGGCAGAAGCCTGCGCCCGCTCGGAAGCGCCGCGAGGCGAGGTCTTCTACTATATTCGCACCAATGGAACGGATATGCCCGCACGGCTCAAGTGGCGCGTGCCTTCCTACATGAACTGGGAAGCTCTGGGCGTGATGATGCGTGACTGCAATGTGTCCGACGTTGCCCTGATCACCAACAGTATTGACCCCTGCGTCTCCTGCACGGAACGCTAG
- a CDS encoding N-acetylneuraminate synthase family protein, which produces MKLTDIFAVPTPETRIPVPYVIAEAGVNHEGSMEIARRLIDEAAEGGAQAIKFQTYKAGTLASKDSPAYWDTSKEPTKSQYELFKKHDSFWKNEFEALKKHCDATGIAFMSTPFDVESAHFLNDLMDVFKISSSDITNKPFIRILCDFGKPILLSTGAAHLHEIAEAVEWIEEKGNKLALLHCVLNYPTADEHAALGMIPALKRHFPQHAIGYSDHTLPKDMHILETATLLGARVLEKHFSHDKSLPGNDHYHAMDKNDLRHFFERLAGTLASVGDMNLRALPEEEPARRHARRSLVTARAVPAGTEISAADLTWKRPAHGISPRNYDEVIGMRARHDLDEDMVLHWSDLDCGDKA; this is translated from the coding sequence ATGAAACTCACGGATATATTTGCAGTACCCACCCCTGAAACGCGCATTCCCGTCCCCTACGTTATCGCCGAAGCCGGGGTGAACCACGAAGGCAGCATGGAAATTGCCCGCAGGCTCATTGACGAAGCTGCGGAAGGCGGCGCGCAGGCCATCAAGTTTCAGACATACAAAGCGGGCACCTTGGCGTCCAAGGATTCTCCGGCCTACTGGGACACCAGCAAGGAACCGACAAAAAGCCAGTACGAGCTGTTCAAAAAGCACGATTCCTTCTGGAAAAACGAATTTGAAGCTCTTAAAAAACACTGCGACGCAACGGGCATAGCCTTTATGTCCACGCCCTTTGACGTTGAATCCGCACATTTTCTCAACGATCTTATGGACGTGTTCAAAATTTCCTCGTCGGACATCACCAACAAGCCCTTCATTCGCATTTTGTGCGATTTCGGCAAGCCCATCCTGCTTTCCACAGGCGCGGCCCACTTGCATGAAATTGCCGAGGCGGTGGAATGGATCGAAGAAAAAGGCAACAAACTTGCCCTGCTGCACTGCGTGCTCAACTACCCCACGGCAGACGAGCATGCGGCCCTTGGCATGATTCCGGCCCTCAAACGCCACTTCCCGCAGCACGCCATCGGTTATTCCGACCATACCTTGCCCAAGGACATGCACATCCTTGAAACCGCCACCCTGCTTGGGGCGCGTGTGCTGGAAAAGCATTTTTCCCACGACAAGTCCTTGCCCGGCAACGACCACTATCATGCTATGGACAAGAACGATTTGCGGCACTTCTTTGAGCGCCTTGCCGGTACTCTTGCCAGCGTGGGCGACATGAACCTGCGTGCCTTGCCGGAAGAAGAGCCCGCCCGCCGCCACGCCCGCCGTTCGCTGGTTACGGCCCGTGCCGTGCCTGCCGGAACAGAGATCAGCGCTGCTGACCTGACCTGGAAGCGCCCGGCCCACGGCATTTCGCCGCGCAATTATGATGAAGTTATTGGTATGCGCGCGCGGCATGATCTGGATGAAGATATGGTGCTGCACTGGTCTGATCTGGACTGCGGCGACAAGGCCTAA